In one Parvibaculum sp. genomic region, the following are encoded:
- a CDS encoding aminomethyltransferase family protein, producing MTPDTMAPPLHDDEAGPLRSGIDPLDEHAAVDPALFEPPAGEPPFARTVLTTPLHLAVAAESRVNRWTRWNGFTVASVLTDTDDEYRALRGAAALADISPLAKYRIAGRDAHVYLDRLVTRDLGPLAVDRALHVHFCEEHGLVVGDGLLFRLGDDEYRLVTEETHLAWLMDSAIGLRVRVEDVGDTLAAMSLQGPLAAVCLAEAGLTGIERLAPMAGCWAAAAGMPVYVSRTGTSGDLGYEIWVDPDDAPHVWRYLTDVGAPFGLRASGFRLRELARLEAGFARAGRDWLGAFAAIDPAHARTPFELGAGHHVAFDKPFFNGRAALTRLAAAPARRLVRLAIEGLEPARFVGVHANGRQVGIATTSGFSPALGQNIALATLEAGSPTAGLTVDAEIRDELAVRRVSLPARVVDEPFWAPARRRAVPAPLTA from the coding sequence ATGACACCGGACACGATGGCCCCGCCTCTGCACGACGACGAAGCCGGCCCGCTGCGCTCCGGCATCGACCCGCTGGACGAGCACGCAGCCGTCGACCCCGCCTTGTTCGAACCGCCCGCCGGCGAGCCGCCTTTCGCGCGCACCGTGCTGACGACGCCGCTTCATCTCGCGGTCGCCGCCGAAAGCCGCGTCAATCGCTGGACGCGCTGGAACGGCTTCACGGTCGCCTCGGTGCTCACCGATACTGACGACGAATACCGCGCCCTTCGCGGCGCGGCGGCGCTTGCCGATATTTCGCCGCTCGCCAAATACCGCATCGCAGGGCGCGACGCGCATGTCTATCTCGACCGCCTCGTCACGCGCGATCTCGGACCGCTGGCCGTCGACCGCGCGCTGCACGTGCATTTTTGCGAGGAGCACGGGCTGGTGGTCGGCGATGGTCTGCTGTTCCGGCTCGGCGACGACGAATATCGTCTGGTCACGGAGGAAACGCATCTGGCCTGGCTGATGGACAGCGCCATCGGCCTGCGCGTCCGTGTGGAAGATGTCGGCGACACGCTGGCGGCGATGAGCTTGCAAGGCCCGCTCGCCGCGGTCTGCCTCGCCGAGGCAGGCCTCACAGGGATCGAGCGGCTGGCGCCGATGGCCGGCTGCTGGGCGGCCGCCGCCGGCATGCCGGTCTATGTCAGCCGCACCGGCACGAGCGGCGATCTCGGCTACGAGATCTGGGTCGATCCCGACGACGCACCCCATGTCTGGCGCTATCTCACCGATGTCGGCGCGCCGTTCGGCCTGCGCGCTTCGGGTTTCCGCCTGCGTGAGCTGGCGCGCCTTGAAGCCGGCTTCGCCCGCGCGGGCCGCGACTGGCTCGGCGCCTTCGCCGCCATCGACCCCGCTCATGCGCGCACGCCCTTCGAACTGGGCGCGGGCCATCACGTCGCCTTTGACAAACCGTTCTTCAACGGCCGCGCGGCGCTTACCCGTCTCGCGGCGGCGCCGGCCCGCAGGCTGGTCCGCCTCGCGATCGAGGGGCTCGAGCCGGCGCGGTTCGTGGGCGTTCACGCAAACGGCCGCCAGGTCGGCATCGCCACCACCAGCGGTTTCTCGCCCGCGCTCGGCCAGAATATCGCGCTGGCGACGCTCGAGGCGGGGTCGCCCACGGCCGGGCTGACGGTCGATGCCGAAATCCGCGACGAACTCGCGGTTCGCCGCGTGTCGCTGCCCGCCCGCGTGGTGGACGAACCCTTCTGGGCGCCCGCCCGCCGCCGCGCGGTTCCGGCGCCCCTGACCGCCTGA
- a CDS encoding RNA polymerase sigma factor — translation MDAASDDDLVAAVAKGDEASCRLLMERHLPRMVALARRMLGNQADAEDVAQEVFLRVWTHAERWQPGRAQFGTWLHRVATNLCLDRLRKRRPENIDDIPEPASSDPRPDENLERRELAERVEAALQALPERQRTAIVLSHYQGLTNIEAAEILEISVEAVESLLGRARRQLRLALATEKDEVLRSNQRSASNV, via the coding sequence TTGGACGCAGCGTCGGATGACGATCTGGTGGCCGCCGTTGCCAAAGGCGACGAGGCTTCCTGTCGTCTGCTGATGGAGCGGCATCTGCCGCGCATGGTCGCGCTGGCCCGCCGCATGCTCGGCAACCAGGCGGACGCCGAGGACGTGGCGCAGGAGGTTTTCCTGCGCGTCTGGACCCATGCCGAACGCTGGCAGCCGGGCAGGGCGCAATTCGGCACCTGGCTTCACCGCGTGGCCACCAATCTCTGTCTCGACCGCCTGCGCAAGCGCCGGCCCGAGAACATCGACGACATTCCCGAACCCGCAAGCAGCGATCCGCGTCCGGACGAAAATCTGGAACGCCGCGAACTGGCCGAACGGGTGGAAGCCGCCTTGCAGGCGCTCCCCGAACGTCAGCGCACGGCCATCGTGCTTTCTCATTATCAGGGCCTCACGAACATTGAGGCGGCTGAAATTCTCGAAATCAGCGTCGAAGCCGTGGAATCGCTCCTCGGCCGCGCCCGGCGGCAGCTTCGCCTGGCGCTGGCGACGGAAAAGGACGAGGTGCTGCGTTCAAACCAGCGAAGCGCCTCAAATGTTTGA
- a CDS encoding FAD-binding oxidoreductase, with product MSWYHPGMYDAGVPVGSFWEEEAPPLGPGIDRGPVGNETCDVAIVGGGYTGLSCALHLARDFNIDVRLVEAGPLAWGASGRNGGFCTYPPSGLGPGELIARYGEAEAKRFIASQVEAVDLVRALAHDENIDLQPQGDGTLHVAHHPAMFAALETERDLLNGMFGIPARLMTREEVAESEYDSTEQFGALHNPVGFGLQPLRFARGLAAAAARAGAKLHGSSPVSHREKSGGWHHLATPAGTLRARRVVVATNGFTRDDVAPGLARNLVPVMSNIVVTRPLTAAELAAQNWRTERPCANTRRLLFYYRMLPGNRFLFGARGDLTGRPEDAVKMRRFMERRLGEVFPGWRHVDIAHSWRGFVCMTARLTPSIGRMDDDESVYFALAYHGDGVSAAPWSGRLVAQLIGGKAELADIPAPMRGRPPSIPFPALRRWYLQGALGYYRLRDK from the coding sequence ATGAGCTGGTACCATCCGGGCATGTACGACGCGGGCGTGCCCGTCGGCAGCTTCTGGGAAGAGGAAGCGCCGCCGCTCGGCCCCGGCATCGATCGCGGGCCCGTCGGCAACGAAACCTGCGACGTCGCAATTGTCGGCGGCGGCTACACCGGCCTCTCCTGCGCGCTGCATCTGGCGCGCGATTTCAACATCGATGTCCGTCTCGTCGAAGCCGGCCCGCTCGCCTGGGGCGCTTCGGGCCGCAATGGCGGCTTCTGCACCTATCCGCCTTCGGGTCTCGGGCCGGGCGAACTCATCGCCCGCTATGGCGAGGCCGAGGCGAAACGCTTCATTGCCTCGCAGGTCGAAGCGGTCGATCTCGTCCGCGCGCTGGCGCATGACGAAAATATCGACCTCCAGCCGCAAGGCGACGGCACACTGCATGTCGCGCACCATCCGGCGATGTTCGCCGCGCTCGAAACTGAACGCGATCTGCTGAACGGCATGTTCGGCATTCCGGCCCGCCTGATGACGCGCGAGGAAGTCGCCGAAAGTGAATACGATTCAACCGAACAGTTCGGCGCGTTGCACAATCCTGTCGGCTTCGGCCTGCAGCCGCTGCGTTTTGCCCGCGGTCTCGCCGCCGCCGCCGCCCGCGCCGGTGCGAAACTGCACGGGTCTTCGCCTGTCTCCCATCGCGAAAAATCGGGCGGCTGGCATCATCTGGCAACGCCCGCCGGCACGCTGCGCGCCCGCCGTGTCGTCGTCGCCACCAACGGCTTCACCCGCGACGACGTCGCGCCCGGCCTTGCGCGCAATCTCGTGCCGGTGATGTCCAACATCGTCGTCACGCGCCCGCTGACCGCCGCCGAACTTGCGGCGCAGAACTGGCGCACCGAACGTCCTTGCGCCAACACGCGCCGCCTCCTGTTCTACTACCGCATGTTGCCCGGCAACCGCTTCCTCTTCGGCGCGCGCGGCGACCTGACCGGCCGCCCGGAAGACGCCGTGAAAATGCGCCGCTTCATGGAGCGCCGTCTCGGCGAGGTTTTTCCCGGTTGGCGCCATGTCGATATCGCGCATAGCTGGCGCGGCTTCGTCTGCATGACGGCGCGGCTCACACCCTCGATCGGCCGCATGGACGACGATGAGAGTGTCTATTTCGCGCTCGCCTATCACGGCGACGGCGTTTCGGCCGCCCCCTGGTCCGGACGCCTTGTGGCGCAACTCATTGGCGGCAAAGCCGAATTGGCCGATATTCCGGCGCCGATGCGCGGCCGCCCGCCGTCCATTCCTTTTCCGGCGCTGCGGCGCTGGTATCTGCAGGGGGCTCTCGGCTACTATCGCCTCCGGGACAAATAA
- a CDS encoding periplasmic heavy metal sensor — translation MSETPETSSAKTPRRWLGPALLGSLALNFFLIALMAVPLVMGPPDGKRPGSPGMSGMFHSLKDLPREDREAIRQAMRGHFPAIRPHLHDMGAARTALADALAADPYDEAAARAAFDTMDEAMREMTAVTRDAMLAGFAKLTPEQRERMAQAMRDGGDRYKPRWRERREEGRGEPRD, via the coding sequence ATGAGCGAAACACCCGAAACGTCGTCCGCAAAGACGCCCCGCCGCTGGCTCGGCCCGGCGCTGCTCGGCTCGCTGGCGTTGAACTTTTTTCTGATCGCGCTGATGGCGGTGCCTCTCGTCATGGGACCGCCGGATGGCAAGCGGCCCGGATCGCCCGGCATGTCGGGCATGTTCCACAGCCTCAAGGATCTGCCGCGCGAAGATCGCGAGGCGATCCGTCAGGCGATGCGCGGGCACTTCCCGGCAATCCGGCCGCATCTGCACGACATGGGTGCGGCGCGCACCGCGCTTGCCGATGCGCTCGCCGCCGATCCTTACGACGAGGCCGCCGCGCGTGCCGCCTTCGACACGATGGACGAGGCGATGCGCGAGATGACGGCCGTCACCCGCGACGCTATGCTGGCCGGGTTCGCGAAGCTGACGCCCGAACAACGCGAGCGCATGGCGCAGGCGATGCGTGACGGCGGCGATCGTTACAAGCCGCGCTGGCGCGAACGTCGGGAAGAAGGTCGCGGCGAACCGCGGGACTGA
- a CDS encoding EF-hand domain-containing protein → MRKLKYGLLGGAAALAVAVALPMTASAWGGKGHHGGKMFEMLDTDKDGAITAAEFGAHVEKRFAKMDADGDGFLTKDEMTAAREEMRTKWRDRRAGTAEERFAAMDADDDGKVTLQEMKDAVASRMAEHKKDGAEKRGERHAARIEKHFSAMDADGDGALTLEEMQAAKNRPHRGERAEGKPEGKERGDRFARLDTDGDGRISKDEFLAGSQKMFERMDKNNDGKIERNEMRGGHGKKSKSE, encoded by the coding sequence ATGCGCAAACTGAAATATGGACTTCTTGGCGGTGCAGCGGCTCTTGCGGTCGCCGTCGCTCTTCCGATGACCGCTTCCGCCTGGGGCGGCAAGGGCCATCACGGCGGCAAGATGTTCGAGATGCTCGATACCGACAAGGACGGCGCGATCACCGCCGCCGAGTTCGGTGCGCATGTCGAGAAGCGCTTTGCGAAGATGGACGCCGATGGCGACGGATTCCTCACCAAGGACGAAATGACCGCCGCGCGCGAAGAGATGCGCACGAAATGGCGGGACCGCCGCGCTGGCACGGCCGAAGAGCGTTTCGCGGCAATGGATGCCGATGACGACGGCAAGGTGACGCTTCAGGAAATGAAGGACGCGGTCGCAAGCCGCATGGCCGAACACAAGAAGGATGGCGCGGAAAAGCGCGGCGAACGCCATGCAGCGCGCATTGAAAAGCATTTCAGCGCCATGGACGCCGACGGCGACGGCGCCCTGACGCTGGAGGAAATGCAGGCCGCCAAGAACCGCCCGCATCGTGGAGAGCGCGCCGAAGGCAAGCCGGAAGGCAAGGAGCGGGGCGACCGCTTCGCCCGTCTCGACACCGATGGCGACGGCCGTATCTCGAAGGACGAGTTCCTGGCCGGCAGCCAGAAGATGTTCGAACGCATGGACAAGAACAATGACGGCAAGATCGAGCGCAATGAAATGCGCGGCGGTCATGGCAAGAAGTCGAAATCCGAGTAA
- a CDS encoding NAD(P)/FAD-dependent oxidoreductase, whose amino-acid sequence MAWGGRKYDAIVIGGDLNGLAAAAYLGRAHQRVLVLEESATLGGVAVTGEIMPDYSVSTVAHLVEALPRSVERDLKLARHGLRMAARDMPTVALDRDGKHLVVPRNRKDIAALAVVQPKDAAAWRAFDRRMKAHAALLAPLLLDDAAPAASGLRRLVWRAGWNRADRLVDLLHLLPQSVGDLLDAEFEYPLLKGALALDAVLGGADGPYAPGTVLRLLHRMAMRSLGRGLSVPVGGLGAATDALAAAVAAERGEIRTGVRVSRLMVEGGAVAGVETSDGVAIIAPLVVSSLDPRFTMLELLGAAHIETEEARRLARAPRPGSVAKVNLALDGLPEFRGLAPAMCGARLLVAPSLDAVDHAATDFGQRALASEPVMEITIPSVVDPALAPAGHHVMSVLVPFMPHDVEGGWPARRDEFMQRVTKTIAQYSPDFPDRLIAGDVLTPPDIETRFGLPGGDWYCGGARVADLPGPRGPATPVSGLWLCGPGTHAASGVTGLPGRDMAAAFAAERGRR is encoded by the coding sequence ATGGCATGGGGCGGGCGCAAATACGATGCAATCGTGATCGGCGGAGACCTGAACGGTCTTGCCGCCGCGGCTTATCTCGGCCGCGCCCATCAGCGTGTCCTGGTACTGGAGGAAAGCGCGACGCTCGGCGGCGTCGCCGTCACCGGCGAGATCATGCCCGATTACAGCGTCTCGACCGTTGCCCATCTCGTCGAGGCGCTGCCGCGTAGCGTCGAACGCGATCTGAAACTCGCAAGGCACGGCCTGCGCATGGCGGCGCGCGACATGCCGACCGTGGCGCTCGACCGCGACGGCAAGCATCTCGTCGTGCCGCGCAACCGCAAGGACATCGCCGCACTGGCCGTCGTGCAGCCGAAGGACGCCGCTGCCTGGCGCGCGTTCGACCGGCGCATGAAGGCGCATGCCGCGCTGCTCGCGCCGTTGTTGCTCGACGACGCGGCGCCGGCCGCATCCGGCCTTCGGCGTCTCGTCTGGCGCGCCGGGTGGAATCGTGCCGACAGGCTGGTCGACCTGCTGCATCTGTTGCCGCAATCGGTCGGCGATCTTCTGGATGCCGAATTCGAATACCCGTTGCTGAAAGGCGCACTCGCCCTCGACGCGGTATTGGGCGGCGCCGACGGGCCCTATGCCCCCGGCACCGTGCTGCGCCTTCTTCACCGCATGGCGATGCGCAGCCTCGGTCGCGGGCTGTCCGTTCCGGTCGGCGGCCTTGGCGCGGCGACGGATGCACTGGCCGCCGCTGTCGCCGCCGAACGTGGCGAGATCCGCACCGGCGTTCGCGTTTCGCGCCTGATGGTCGAAGGCGGCGCCGTCGCCGGCGTCGAAACGTCGGACGGTGTCGCGATTATCGCGCCGCTGGTTGTCTCGAGCCTCGACCCGCGTTTCACCATGCTCGAACTTCTCGGCGCCGCGCATATCGAAACGGAAGAGGCGCGCCGTCTCGCCCGCGCGCCGCGCCCCGGCAGTGTCGCGAAGGTCAATCTGGCGCTCGACGGGCTTCCCGAATTTCGCGGCCTTGCGCCCGCCATGTGCGGCGCCCGGCTGCTGGTCGCGCCATCGCTCGACGCCGTCGACCACGCCGCGACCGATTTCGGCCAGCGCGCGCTTGCCTCCGAGCCGGTCATGGAAATCACCATCCCGAGCGTCGTCGATCCGGCGCTGGCGCCGGCCGGTCATCATGTGATGTCGGTGCTGGTGCCTTTCATGCCGCATGATGTCGAAGGCGGCTGGCCGGCGCGGCGCGACGAATTCATGCAGCGCGTGACGAAAACCATCGCGCAGTATTCGCCGGATTTCCCGGACCGCCTGATCGCCGGCGATGTGCTGACGCCGCCCGACATCGAAACGAGGTTCGGCCTTCCGGGCGGCGACTGGTATTGCGGCGGCGCCCGCGTGGCCGACCTTCCCGGTCCCCGCGGTCCGGCGACGCCGGTATCGGGCCTCTGGCTTTGCGGCCCCGGCACCCATGCCGCCAGCGGTGTCACCGGACTTCCCGGTCGCGACATGGCGGCGGCTTTTGCTGCGGAAAGGGGGCGCCGATGA